One Deltaproteobacteria bacterium DNA segment encodes these proteins:
- the purH gene encoding bifunctional phosphoribosylaminoimidazolecarboxamide formyltransferase/IMP cyclohydrolase, whose product MVKVKRALLSTFDKEGLENLASTLSKLDVEIISTGGTRDFLHKNGIDTTSVGELTGFPEMFEGRVKTLHPNIFGAILGPRDSREEFEKFSLKPIDMVVVNLYPFEKMIGESEDKLIENIDIGGVALLRAGAKNFKYVVVLTDIKDYQLIEEELIKNKGFTSYELRRYLAGKAFSLTSYYDAMINNYFADDIKRDFALPLKFIHSLRYGENPTQEAILYGKPKTKFFDVLGGKQLSFNNISDIDATFRLLKEFDEPFSAIIKHSNPCGAACAEDVKEAFLRAKASDNISYFGGIVGCNRSVDKTLAEEVTKDFFEVIIAPSFTHSALNILAKKKNLRIIKISMDADISKWDMKTICGGYLTQQTDDRRKINFDVVTNITLSEKDEEDLFFAWKIAKHVKSNAIVITNNKQVLAIGGGETSRIDALRVAELKASIRKHKLKGAVMASDGFFPFADSIELASKIGIRAIIQPGGSIRDKEVIDKANECKIPMVFTHVRCFRH is encoded by the coding sequence ATGGTAAAAGTAAAGCGGGCACTTTTAAGCACATTTGATAAGGAAGGATTGGAAAATCTAGCTTCTACATTGTCTAAATTGGATGTAGAAATTATTTCCACTGGAGGCACAAGAGATTTCTTACATAAAAATGGAATAGATACGACATCTGTTGGAGAACTTACGGGTTTTCCTGAAATGTTTGAGGGTAGAGTGAAAACACTGCATCCAAATATATTCGGAGCTATTCTTGGCCCTCGAGACAGCAGGGAAGAATTTGAAAAATTTTCGCTAAAGCCTATAGATATGGTGGTGGTGAATCTTTATCCTTTTGAAAAGATGATAGGTGAAAGTGAAGATAAGCTTATTGAGAATATAGATATTGGTGGAGTAGCTTTGCTGCGTGCAGGAGCAAAAAACTTTAAATATGTAGTTGTTCTTACCGATATTAAAGATTATCAGTTAATAGAAGAAGAACTCATAAAAAACAAAGGTTTTACCTCTTATGAGCTAAGAAGATATCTGGCTGGTAAAGCATTTTCCCTTACTTCATATTATGATGCTATGATTAACAATTATTTTGCGGATGATATAAAAAGAGACTTTGCCTTACCTCTAAAATTTATACATTCTTTAAGGTATGGAGAAAATCCTACTCAAGAAGCGATATTGTATGGAAAACCGAAGACTAAGTTTTTTGATGTTCTGGGCGGAAAGCAATTGTCTTTTAATAACATCTCTGATATTGACGCTACTTTTAGGTTGTTGAAGGAATTTGATGAGCCATTTTCGGCGATAATAAAACATAGTAATCCTTGCGGCGCTGCATGTGCGGAAGATGTTAAAGAAGCCTTTTTGAGAGCAAAAGCATCAGACAATATATCTTATTTTGGAGGTATAGTTGGTTGCAACAGGAGTGTAGATAAAACATTAGCCGAAGAGGTTACAAAAGACTTCTTTGAAGTGATAATAGCGCCTTCTTTTACGCACAGTGCATTAAATATCTTAGCTAAGAAAAAGAATTTGAGAATTATAAAGATTTCAATGGACGCGGATATAAGCAAATGGGATATGAAAACTATATGTGGCGGGTATCTTACTCAACAGACAGATGATAGAAGAAAAATAAACTTTGATGTAGTAACAAATATAACATTAAGTGAAAAAGATGAAGAAGATCTATTTTTCGCCTGGAAAATAGCAAAACATGTAAAATCTAATGCCATAGTTATAACCAATAATAAACAGGTGTTAGCTATAGGTGGAGGAGAAACGAGCAGGATAGATGCCTTAAGGGTAGCTGAGTTGAAAGCTTCTATTAGAAAACACAAACTTAAAGGTGCCGTAATGGCATCGGATGGGTTCTTTCCTTTTGCTGATTCTATTGAATTGGCTAGTAAAATAGGCATAAGAGCCATCATTCAGCCTGGCGGGTCTATAAGAGATAAAGAGGTGATAGATAAAGCGAATGAATGTAAGATACCTATGGTATTTACACATGTTAGATGTTTCAGGCATTGA
- the aroE gene encoding shikimate dehydrogenase: MKITTETKLYGIIGHPIKHSISPGIHNFLFNYFHINAVYVAFDVESYMLKYTVNGLKALKIQGCNITLPYKEKIMKYIDEVDEEARIIGAVNTIKLEQGKIKGYNTDSIGFITSLKKHVPHIGGKKVAVIGAGGAARAVVYALLKENAFVMVFNRTYEKAVKLKEKFKNVKVYPLSQEEMLKDAKIIINATSCGLNKDDEMLFSPSILKKDAVFYELIYDETPLQYEARRRGIRTIDGKDMLIEQALISFYIWTDKRASSNQLGRLFK, encoded by the coding sequence ATGAAAATAACGACAGAAACGAAATTGTATGGAATTATAGGACATCCCATAAAACATTCTATTTCCCCAGGTATTCACAACTTCTTGTTCAATTATTTTCACATAAATGCCGTGTATGTAGCATTTGATGTTGAATCTTATATGTTAAAATATACGGTAAATGGCTTAAAAGCACTAAAAATCCAGGGATGCAATATTACTCTGCCCTACAAAGAGAAAATTATGAAATACATAGATGAGGTAGATGAAGAAGCTCGCATTATAGGGGCAGTAAACACAATAAAACTTGAACAAGGTAAAATTAAGGGTTACAATACAGACAGCATAGGTTTTATTACATCATTAAAAAAGCATGTTCCTCATATAGGAGGGAAAAAGGTGGCAGTAATAGGAGCAGGTGGAGCGGCAAGGGCCGTTGTATATGCACTATTAAAAGAAAATGCTTTTGTTATGGTGTTCAACCGCACCTATGAAAAAGCTGTAAAATTAAAGGAAAAATTTAAAAATGTAAAGGTGTATCCACTTTCACAGGAAGAGATGTTAAAAGATGCAAAGATAATAATAAATGCTACATCCTGCGGCTTAAACAAAGATGATGAAATGCTTTTTTCGCCTTCTATTTTAAAAAAGGATGCTGTTTTTTATGAACTTATCTACGATGAAACCCCTTTACAATATGAAGCAAGAAGAAGGGGAATTAGAACTATAGATGGGAAAGATATGCTTATAGAACAAGCATTAATTTCATTTTACATATGGACAGATAAAAGAGCATCATCAAACCAATTGGGGAGATTGTTTAAATGA
- the tsaE gene encoding tRNA (adenosine(37)-N6)-threonylcarbamoyltransferase complex ATPase subunit type 1 TsaE: MKTFTSFSPKQTFILGKRLAKIIKRKWMKEKGNIVILLIGELGTGKTVFTHGFFTGLGYRETDFCGSPSFIIVKEYKGCIPFYHIDLYRLKTVEEIEEIFEKEGVIVCEWGEKIENMITFLWKIEFTILNNKRIIKIT, translated from the coding sequence ATGAAAACATTTACGAGTTTCTCTCCGAAACAAACCTTTATTCTTGGAAAGAGATTGGCAAAAATTATAAAAAGAAAATGGATGAAAGAAAAAGGCAATATAGTTATTCTCCTTATAGGAGAATTGGGGACGGGAAAAACAGTGTTTACGCACGGATTTTTCACTGGTCTGGGATATAGAGAAACAGATTTTTGCGGCAGTCCATCATTTATTATTGTCAAGGAATATAAAGGATGTATTCCATTCTATCACATAGATTTATATAGACTAAAAACAGTTGAAGAGATAGAAGAAATCTTTGAAAAGGAAGGGGTAATTGTTTGCGAGTGGGGAGAAAAAATAGAAAACATGATAACATTTCTTTGGAAAATAGAATTTACAATTTTAAACAATAAAAGAATAATAAAAATAACATGA